A single window of Brachyhypopomus gauderio isolate BG-103 chromosome 21, BGAUD_0.2, whole genome shotgun sequence DNA harbors:
- the sinup gene encoding siaz-interacting nuclear protein isoform X2: protein MSEIAMSVNAKNIVDGCSEEKTVGNELRKPRFQWTSKQCPNVATVRPYGVLSQPTTSPSPIVQSIEVRNASTNRSLARLPEENREPLRSGTVPCPFSFDARDSVKRAAFEKRMADQRREMQQHDLELVSKFRANPVRKYKPLVLTKSTQPLVVPQSPFSSRDA, encoded by the exons ATGTCTGAAATCGCCATGAGTGTTAATGCTAAAAACATTGTGGATGGCTGTTCAG AAGAGAAAACGGTGGGGAATGAATTGCGTAAACCGAGGTTTCAGTGGACTTCCAAGCAGTGTCCTAATGTAGCTACCGTCCGGCCTT ATGGGGTGCTATCGCAACCTACCACGTCACCCTCGCCAATCGTCCAGTCCATCGAAGTCAGAAATGCAAGTACAAACCGGAGTCTGGCCAGACTCCCGGAGGAAAACAG GGAACCATTAAGGAGTGGTACTGTACCATGCCCCTTCTCCTTTGATGCTCGTGATTCTGTGAAAAGGGCCGCCTTTGAGAAAAGGATGGCGGACCAACGCAGGGAGATGCAGCAACATGATCTGGAATTG GTTTCAAAGTTCAGAGCTAACCCTGTGAGGAAATACAAACCCCTGGTGCTGACCAAGAGCACACAACCCCTCGTGGTGCCCCAATCACCTTTCTCCAGTCGTGACGCATAA
- the sinup gene encoding siaz-interacting nuclear protein isoform X1, whose protein sequence is MSEIAMSVNAKNIVDGCSEEEKTVGNELRKPRFQWTSKQCPNVATVRPYGVLSQPTTSPSPIVQSIEVRNASTNRSLARLPEENREPLRSGTVPCPFSFDARDSVKRAAFEKRMADQRREMQQHDLELVSKFRANPVRKYKPLVLTKSTQPLVVPQSPFSSRDA, encoded by the exons ATGTCTGAAATCGCCATGAGTGTTAATGCTAAAAACATTGTGGATGGCTGTTCAG AAGAAGAGAAAACGGTGGGGAATGAATTGCGTAAACCGAGGTTTCAGTGGACTTCCAAGCAGTGTCCTAATGTAGCTACCGTCCGGCCTT ATGGGGTGCTATCGCAACCTACCACGTCACCCTCGCCAATCGTCCAGTCCATCGAAGTCAGAAATGCAAGTACAAACCGGAGTCTGGCCAGACTCCCGGAGGAAAACAG GGAACCATTAAGGAGTGGTACTGTACCATGCCCCTTCTCCTTTGATGCTCGTGATTCTGTGAAAAGGGCCGCCTTTGAGAAAAGGATGGCGGACCAACGCAGGGAGATGCAGCAACATGATCTGGAATTG GTTTCAAAGTTCAGAGCTAACCCTGTGAGGAAATACAAACCCCTGGTGCTGACCAAGAGCACACAACCCCTCGTGGTGCCCCAATCACCTTTCTCCAGTCGTGACGCATAA